GCTTGATGCCCTTTCACCACCAAGCCAGCTCGCTCCAGGATCTTGATGTGCTTCGAAATCGCCGGCAGCGACAAGTCGAATGGTTCAGCCAACTCATTTACATTCGCAGCACCGAGGGCCAGGCGGCTGAGGATCGACCGTCGAGTCGAATTCGCCAGTGCCGCGAAGGTCTCGTCGAGTCGTTCTTCAGAGATAACTACGGGCACGGATCTACCTCACTTTTCAATACAAGTAATTAA
This region of Actinomycetota bacterium genomic DNA includes:
- a CDS encoding metalloregulator ArsR/SmtB family transcription factor: MPVVISEERLDETFAALANSTRRSILSRLALGAANVNELAEPFDLSLPAISKHIKILERAGLVVKGHQAQYRPCSLEAAPLEQVASWAEQYRPVWEARLDRMNDYIKKLQPEQAGDK